One segment of Thermodesulfobacteriota bacterium DNA contains the following:
- a CDS encoding ATP-binding protein translates to MHNPLAVINRRLRLKIALAVTAGVALVMAGVIWLALASQRAQMRERLTSFGRQVTFMAYAGIRHPMGVGDSPSVERQLLDLDAALADTEIAICDFESTIIFSTDKLLLGQPASVFARHPRALAALTAVLADGPPPAQDCFEEVVDGRRFLVNIQGIPNSEPCHHCHGTSRQTLGGMLVRQRTDETYAAIASLGSRTVAISLLGIAAIIAVIHLLLAHLVTRPVSELAVKAAQLATGDLDVSVQVRSHDSIGVLAEAFNAMVRGIRERIELVESLKGAIADPLFTVDTGMTITYMNEAAARLTGYSRQEVEGRMTCRDVFASDICDGDCPIQQAFARGESVTGVRVMVTDRAGRRTPMMASASPLRDGQGRLIGGVEIARDLTPVLEAEHLRYVQEAAGREEEQRRYLESRSENLLAILARAAQGDLAVRAEVLGKDDAMDAIAGHTNTMLDNVERMCERISSFSRELETEVGRRTVLLREKTLLLERANRELRELDRLKSSFLANMSHELRTPMNSIIGYTDLLLDEVDGAVNGEQRNSLEKVANNARHLLQLINDILDMSKIESGKIELDPRPTHVRDLLNGVLVTFEPLIEKKGLTLTLDLSSPLPPIFVDEDKIRQVVINLLSNAVKFTEQGGITLTARPSARGTPPGLPPRFLEIAVADTGIGIREEDMDKLFDKFSQIDMSMIRQYEGTGLGLSIARGLVVLHKGVIWAESQPGRGSRFAFTVPTDPEILATPAQPIVEEAMAQGLADLFDKDAATFLAEPAYAGRPIRCWEYLHCGQTSCPAYGSDEHRCWLIHGTHCRGTKLAAYPEKLDFCKGCEIIERLILENQVVATSPPSVCHLDRPVVLAVDDNPEVIDLIRKYLAPDYEVVGLLGGQGVLQHARQLRPVAITLDIMMPGADGWQILQLLKASPDTQDIPVIIVSVVDEKKHGFSLGAAEYLVKPVDRALLLHRLGQVARLDRIRSVLVVDDDAATVERLLEVLASAGHETASAATGRAAIAAVDSRRPDLVVMNPFLADPELDLFLGRLRADPALRDLPLILVTRREVSPEELAHLNGRIQAILHQGRFSPEALMAELKTVIDRWQGTAEGGKP, encoded by the coding sequence CGCAGTGATCAACCGCCGGCTGCGGCTGAAGATCGCCCTGGCGGTCACCGCCGGGGTGGCCCTGGTGATGGCCGGGGTGATCTGGCTGGCTTTGGCCAGCCAGCGGGCCCAGATGCGGGAGCGGCTTACCTCCTTCGGCCGCCAGGTCACCTTCATGGCCTATGCCGGCATCCGCCATCCCATGGGGGTGGGGGACAGCCCCTCGGTGGAGCGGCAGCTTCTCGATCTGGACGCCGCCCTGGCCGACACCGAGATCGCCATCTGCGATTTCGAATCCACCATCATCTTTTCCACAGACAAGCTGCTGCTCGGCCAGCCGGCCTCGGTCTTTGCCCGCCACCCGAGGGCCCTGGCCGCCCTGACCGCCGTGCTGGCCGACGGCCCGCCCCCGGCCCAGGACTGCTTCGAAGAAGTGGTGGACGGCCGCCGGTTTCTGGTCAACATCCAGGGCATCCCCAACTCGGAGCCGTGCCACCATTGCCACGGCACCTCCCGCCAGACCTTGGGCGGTATGCTGGTGCGCCAGCGCACCGACGAGACCTATGCGGCCATCGCCTCCCTGGGCAGCCGCACCGTTGCCATCAGCCTCCTGGGTATCGCCGCGATCATTGCCGTCATCCACCTCCTCCTGGCCCACCTGGTGACCCGGCCGGTCAGCGAGCTGGCGGTCAAGGCCGCCCAGCTGGCGACCGGCGATCTCGACGTCTCGGTGCAGGTGCGCAGCCACGATTCCATCGGGGTGCTCGCCGAGGCCTTCAACGCCATGGTCCGGGGCATCCGGGAGCGGATCGAGCTGGTGGAAAGCCTCAAAGGGGCCATTGCCGACCCCCTCTTCACGGTGGATACCGGCATGACCATCACCTATATGAATGAAGCCGCGGCCCGACTCACCGGCTATTCGCGGCAGGAGGTGGAAGGCCGCATGACCTGCCGGGATGTCTTCGCCAGCGACATCTGCGATGGCGACTGTCCCATTCAGCAGGCCTTCGCTCGCGGGGAATCGGTGACCGGGGTGCGGGTGATGGTCACGGATCGCGCCGGCCGCCGCACGCCGATGATGGCCTCGGCCAGCCCGTTGCGGGACGGCCAGGGCCGCCTGATCGGTGGCGTGGAGATCGCCCGCGACCTGACGCCAGTCCTGGAGGCGGAGCATCTGCGCTACGTTCAGGAGGCGGCAGGCCGGGAGGAGGAGCAGCGGCGCTACCTGGAAAGCCGGAGCGAGAACCTCCTGGCGATCCTGGCCCGAGCCGCCCAAGGGGACCTGGCGGTCCGGGCCGAGGTGCTGGGCAAGGACGACGCCATGGATGCCATCGCCGGTCACACCAACACCATGCTGGACAATGTGGAGCGGATGTGCGAGCGGATCTCCTCCTTTTCCCGAGAGCTGGAGACCGAGGTCGGCCGCCGCACCGTGCTGCTCCGGGAGAAGACCCTGCTGCTGGAGCGGGCCAACCGGGAGCTCCGGGAGCTGGACCGGCTCAAGTCCTCCTTTCTGGCCAACATGTCCCACGAGCTGCGCACCCCCATGAACTCCATCATCGGCTACACCGACCTCCTCCTGGACGAGGTGGACGGTGCGGTCAACGGCGAGCAGCGCAACAGCCTGGAGAAGGTGGCCAACAACGCTCGCCACCTCCTGCAGCTCATCAACGACATCCTGGACATGTCCAAGATCGAATCCGGCAAGATCGAGCTCGACCCCCGGCCGACCCATGTCCGGGATCTCCTCAACGGGGTGCTGGTCACCTTCGAGCCCCTCATCGAAAAGAAAGGCCTGACCCTGACCCTGGACCTCAGCTCGCCCTTGCCGCCAATCTTCGTGGACGAGGACAAGATCCGGCAGGTGGTCATCAACCTGCTGTCCAACGCCGTCAAGTTCACGGAGCAAGGCGGCATCACGCTGACCGCCCGGCCGTCCGCCCGGGGGACGCCGCCCGGCCTTCCCCCCCGTTTCCTGGAGATTGCGGTGGCCGATACCGGCATCGGCATCCGGGAAGAGGACATGGACAAGCTCTTCGACAAGTTCAGCCAGATCGACATGTCCATGATCCGCCAATATGAAGGCACGGGCCTGGGGCTGTCCATTGCCCGCGGCCTAGTCGTCCTGCACAAGGGGGTGATCTGGGCCGAAAGTCAGCCCGGCCGCGGCAGCCGCTTTGCTTTCACGGTGCCCACCGATCCCGAGATCCTGGCCACCCCCGCCCAGCCCATCGTCGAGGAGGCCATGGCCCAGGGCCTGGCCGACCTCTTCGACAAGGATGCCGCCACCTTCCTGGCCGAGCCCGCGTACGCCGGCCGGCCGATCCGCTGCTGGGAGTACCTGCACTGCGGCCAGACCAGCTGCCCGGCCTATGGCAGCGACGAGCACCGCTGCTGGCTCATCCACGGCACCCACTGCCGGGGCACCAAGCTCGCCGCCTATCCGGAAAAGCTTGATTTCTGCAAGGGGTGTGAGATCATCGAGCGGCTGATCCTGGAGAATCAGGTCGTGGCCACCAGCCCGCCTTCCGTCTGCCACCTGGACCGGCCCGTGGTCCTGGCCGTGGACGACAACCCGGAGGTCATCGACCTCATCCGCAAGTATCTGGCCCCCGACTACGAGGTGGTGGGTCTTCTGGGGGGCCAGGGGGTCCTCCAGCATGCCCGGCAGCTGCGGCCGGTCGCCATCACCCTGGACATCATGATGCCCGGGGCGGACGGCTGGCAGATCCTCCAGCTTCTGAAGGCCTCCCCGGACACCCAGGATATTCCGGTGATCATCGTCTCGGTGGTGGACGAAAAGAAGCACGGCTTCAGCCTGGGCGCCGCCGAGTACCTGGTGAAGCCGGTGGACCGGGCGCTCCTCTTGCACCGGCTGGGCCAGGTGGCCCGCCTCGACCGTATCCGCTCGGTCCTGGTGGTGGATGACGATGCGGCTACGGTGGAGCGGCTGCTGGAGGTGCTGGCCAGCGCTGGCCACGAAACGGCCAGCGCTGCCACCGGCCGGGCTGCCATCGCCGCTGTCGACAGCCGCCGGCCTGACCTGGTGGTCATGAACCCCTTTCTGGCCGACCCCGAGCTCGACCTCTTCCTGGGCCGGTTGCGGGCCGACCCGGCGCTCAGAGACCTGCCGCTCATTCTGGTCACCCGCCGGGAGGTGTCGCCAGAAGAGCTGGCCCATCTCAATGGCCGTATCCAGGCGATCCTCCACCAGGGCCGCTTCAGCCCCGAGGCCCTGATGGCGGAGCTCAAGACCGTGATCGACCGCTGGCAGGGAACGGCGGAGGGAGGAAAGCCATGA
- a CDS encoding response regulator, which produces MTQAPEHPATILVVEDNPDSRELVTKVLRRCGHTVVEAVDGEEALMQVAQIRPQLILMDISIPKLNGYEVTVRLKQDPALAAIPVVALTAHAMKGDREKALAAGCDGYITKPINVRDLPGQVAAFLAERSA; this is translated from the coding sequence ATGACACAAGCGCCAGAGCATCCAGCCACCATCCTGGTGGTGGAAGACAACCCCGACAGCCGGGAGCTGGTCACCAAGGTCTTGCGCCGGTGCGGCCACACCGTGGTGGAGGCCGTTGACGGCGAAGAGGCCCTGATGCAGGTGGCCCAGATCAGGCCGCAGCTCATCCTCATGGACATCTCGATTCCCAAGCTCAACGGCTACGAGGTCACTGTGCGGCTGAAGCAGGACCCGGCTCTCGCCGCCATCCCGGTGGTAGCCCTCACCGCCCATGCCATGAAAGGCGACCGGGAAAAGGCCCTGGCGGCCGGCTGTGACGGCTACATCACCAAGCCGATCAACGTTCGCGATCTCCCCGGCCAGGTGGCCGCCTTCCTGGCCGAACGGTCAGCCTGA